DNA from Eucalyptus grandis isolate ANBG69807.140 chromosome 5, ASM1654582v1, whole genome shotgun sequence:
CTCAAGGTTCTAGTTTCATCTAATCTGAGCCATTAAGGTTTAACAATATATTAAATTCCACCAATGCAAGAGACGACATGAAGTTCATACATATGTAGATCAATGTGGTCTACTCACAGTAAAACCCATGTCCTAGAAGTGGAATAAAGAACAGATTCCCCTGAATTCCTCTAAAATATAAATCAAGTGGATTGGAAAAGCTGGCACCTTGTATAATGGTATAAAAGTTGGAAGCGCTGGGTAGATTCCTAGCTACTACAATCAAGATCGTCCAATCATGTAAGGAAATGATAAGCGAGTTCACTAACCGTGAAAGTACCCGTTCACAGTGCATTTCCGTAAGCAAGTCTAGTGTACACAAGGTAGCATGCTAACGTCGCGTTTGCGAGTGGAGAGAAACAGATCGATGAAAGGCCTTCAATTCTACCCTAATGAGAGTATGGTTCGTTCTTAGCTTTCTCAGCTTTTGCGATGCACAGTACAAAGTCAAGAATCATCCATTACAAAGACATGCCCAAATAGTACTTATGGTGACAGGTTGCTGAAAACTGCATCGGCTTTACGAGTATGCTCCTCCTATCTCATCGCAACCTGTGTTTTTACCTTCATCTTGAGTCAGAGGATCGTGGAGTTTCTGGGATGGAGGTGTTGAAGGTGACTGAGGTGTAGATAAGATTAGTTAAGGTGGTTCAAAATGGCCGATGTAGGCATTTATAATTGGATACAAGGAGCTCGTGGAAACCAGCTGAACAGCTTTTCTTGGTGGTTCCGGGTACATGAACGCGGGTCCTCTCTCGCCACTTGACTCTCCTATGAAAACATATTGGATAAAGTCAATCCAAGGAATGTCACTTGACATATTGGAATGGAAGATCGCAGGCGTTAGAAACCAAGGAATGTTACTTCAGGTATTTTAACCAGTGTTTGACCCTAGATTGGCCTATACATTTTACAACCAATCAAGCAAGTTATTCAGCACCTATTAGCTTTGAAATTTGAGCGAATGAGGAGCCACCCCAACATGTACAAGACGATTCAATTGTCTTTCTTTCATTAAGATTCACGAATAAGCACGAAAAGCTAAGCTGTTAAAGCTGATCGTGCATAGAGATTTAGAACTCCCTCTTGGATCGAGACTGCAGACAACTTACATGCACATCTTTCAAACATGTCACTCAGCGAACCATATTCATGATGTGCATGCTTTCGAAGCCAAAAGATCTTCAGATCTTGCAAAGAGAGAACTATCTGCAATTTACCATGATAACACAAACCGCACAAGGCAAGGCTCCCGTTTCAGAAACAGATCTATGCTGGCAGAAATCAACACTAGCAGAACACAACGACCTTGAAGTCCTCATCTTAGAGAAAGAATCATTTCATatcttctttgaattttgaagCCATACGGTCAGATCAATGTAGTCCTTTTCTCATCCCAGGACCaaataatcataataatataACTAACTAAAAATCACATATGGTTGGCACAGTAGGAAAGCTGGTCTTCTATCCTAGCTCATCAGGCGCTCCACAAGCTTGTCTTCAGTCTAGAAAAGTCTCAGCCCGCAACACATGGGTGTCGGCTATTTTGGCAGAAAAGTGTCAATTTGAATTGGTGTAGCATTCTAATTCGCATGAAAGGAAAGAACCTTCATAGTCCGAGCGTGAAGCAATTACCATATTGGAGATACCTTACTGGAGAGTGCTTGATTTGGTAGTTCATACAAACCATGGGGGAAAGCTCTCTAAATTCCTTTCACTCGTTAAACTAGCGATGGAACTAACACTCTTTAGTTCCACAAACCTGTACTAGTTGCTGTATGATATGAGGTCCATTATAGTCCTACTTTCTCTATATAACTTCCTCTGTAAGACCATGAGAGAGATTCTTAAAAGCGTCATTTTACACTAAAATACAATGCATGGAAGGATGATACAAATCGAGCTTCAAGATTTCAGTGCCCCTGCATCTTCATTGCAGCACCGGTGAAGCTTTAATCTCTAATGCAACTATCAGAGCAAACATAATCTAAGTGTAGATtcgaagaaagaagatgaagccCTGGTTCATCTTGCTAGGATTCAGGAGATCGTGAACCCTTTCTCATGCATTAATGAGAGTGCTTGCTGCTCCAGCCATTGCATTTATCCTGACGTTTGCATACAGAAGAAAGGTCATCGAGAGCTTCTAAAATTTGTAGACATGATCTTGGTACATGTGGGTTGTCATGTTCAATGACTGCAGCATCGCTTCTCCTTTTTTGTTGAAGCTGAATACAGAAATCCCACCATTATTAATATCTGTTGCTCGAAACCTGAAAAGTGGCAAAAGAAAGTCAAATAGATATTACAGAGAAAATCTGGCAGTTGTAGAATGACATCCATGAGTTTCATAGACTTTGATGAAGAGCAAGTCAAGGCTATTGCCATTTGCCATAAAGAAATGCAAAACCATCCTTGGATCTTTGCAGATATACAAGAATTGTAGACAGAGGCATTGTACCAAGCCAAGGTAACAAttctcaggaaaaaaaaaaaaattcgctcATGAGCATTCCTTTTGGACTTTTCATGATGATTGAATACACCAACAACATTTTTTAAAGAACAATCCAAGAACTGCTTAATAATCATAATCCTGCACCTACCTCTCTGGCCCTAGACCAAGAGCTACACATATCAGTGCCCTCAACAGTGATTTGTGGGTCACAACAAGAAAATCTTTCCCctggaaaaacagaaaaaggggGAAGATGAGTGGCAATGCAACTCTCAGCAACAAAATATCTCATGATGAGTAGAGAACTAACAGGTGATAACAAGATCTCCTTCCAAGCCTCTCTTGCTGTCCCCCACAATTCCCTTACAGGGTAAACACCATACACACAAAAGTTTGATGGATCCTCCCTCCATGTTGTATACTCCTTTGGATATATCTTCCGAGCATCAACTGCCTCCAAATTCTGAGTTTCATTTAGCATACAGGCATATAACAAAAGCTAAAGGTAAAATTTATGAGTGGAAACGAAGTTTATGGTTCAATGAACTTGAAATTTGAATGCTTCAGGAACTTAGCACAGATAAAGCAGTGAAAAGCACGACAAATTTATGTCAACAACAGCTAACATAGGAAGCATTATTGAGATTTGAGGCGCCTGAGTCAGAAGATGATGAGAACTGACCATTTTTCATTCCTTCAAGGTAGAATAGATGGGCCTCCTTCAGTGAATCAAGGAAAATCACTGGCTCTTCCCTTCCTTGCCATAGGACTTCCGCAGTAGTCTGCATTAACACTCAAAAACTGATTGCTGATAAAAGGATGACTAAGTACTAGTTTGACCATCTTGATTATCATTTTCAAACCTTCGCACGGGATATTGGACTTGAGAAACACTGATCAAAGTGCATTTCTGACAAGGCTTGTCTGCACCGCTCAGCTTGCTTCACCCCTGTCTCCGTTAGCACAGAAAGATTTGAGCTTCCCTGTGTTTCATACATGGGAAGATTATTAGCTGAAGAATTACTCTAAAATCATCACAAGTGAAGAAAATATATGATAAAATGACAAGATTTGTCAAGTCACAAACAATCCAAGCAACAGGAAGTGAACTATCTTTCCCTAGTAAAATGTCTATTAACTTAATCAGATAACAGCCAAACCTGGACTCTGCCTTCTTCATTCCAAGAGCTAAGACCATGCCTAACAAGAGTGACCCTCTTTGACGAATCCAGCATCTTCCCAGTAAGTGATGTTGTTGCTCTGGAAAAATCATACGCACCACCAGTCACAGAAGCACCGCTTTCAATTCTCTCTGTGGAGGAGGTGTGGGTTAAATCACAATCAACTCAAGTTGAAATGTCCATCTAGAAGTAATCAGCAAGATGGCTACTGCAGATCTCTCTTGGTCTTGCCAATAAATTGAAGATATTCCACAATAAAAGATGCTTTCTAGCTGAAGTAATGATCAAAACCGACACATCGCCAACCCAGCCAAATTATACTTTCATGGTTTCTTTTGCCAAATTAAAGTCATGATAAAAGCCCATGACTTCTGATGGATAAACATAGACTTTGTCCAAGCATAAAGAATTTCTCTTTGTCTTTTCTCTATAACTTTGAAACATAAGATCAGTCATCAACTGTATTGCAGGAATTGCAGAACAACGGCGCTCTATAATTCTTCCCACATTACTCTCCCAACAAATCACTCTTGACCTACCTTTTTGCATATAAACCTCACTAGTTTTGCATCTCGCCACGCTTGTGCTTCGCTATCACTCGTTTCACGTCGGACGAACGTGGTTTCGCAAATCAACTGGCATTCCGAATCAGACAGTCGCATCCGACAGACAACCCACGAGACGTCACAATCTGTCACTCCATGTCTACTCTGCTCTACTCTACACGCAACAACTCGGCACATGCAGGAACACATGGACCAAGAAGACGAAGTAGAAGAGTCGTTACCCTCGGTTAAAGGCGGCGCGGGGCTTGCCTCGCACCGCACCTCCGGAACGGCTGAGCTGCGGCGGCGGTGGAGCTCCGGTGGCCTCTCGACGCCGACCCGGAACCTCGACGACCTCGAGGAGGAGGTCGCGAACGGGGGGCTCGTCAGGGCGGTGATGACTCCCGGAACCATCCTTTTCCGGCGACGAGCGTCCTCGATCGACGACTTCCGATGCGGGCGAGAGAGAGCAATGCCAGATGCTTTGAGCGATGCGGGACCGCGTTCCGGAGAAGAACGAATGTTGTCCTCACGAGTCCGAGGCTTGTGTCGTCGCGTGGAGGATATGCCCTGTCAGATACTCGTGCTGGCGAGATTTTTATGACGTGGTCCGTGGCTAATGAGAATCTCGTCGTTAGTAATTCTAAGGGTATCAAAATCGAACTGAAAATcgaatcaaatcaaaaaattcaatttttttgttcggttttcattaaaaaaaatatcggTTAACCGAATCAATGGACCGATAAGAACTTatttcttgggaacaaaaatatatacaacaaaaaaaatgaaaaaaaaaaacaaatgcaaaaaaccGAAAACTAAAAGCTAAAAACTGAAAATCGAACTGAATAGAACCAAAATTTCAGTTCGGATCCCATTCGGTTTAGTTTGGAAGTTTTTTCTAAGGGTTCTATttggttcgtttttttttttaaaatcaaactGAATTAAACTATTGACACCCCTaagtaatttctaatttttttgtaatttttctcattaggtagtttttcaccaattgaaaattaatttgattatcaGTAATAATATTTATCTCAATATTTTCGTCCATTCATTTTGATAAGcttttgaaaaatagttttcaatttatttatttttccaaaaacaaatgaaacttGTTTCTATATCagttttttcattttgcaattGAATCTTTTCTTACTAAATATACAAATAGAAATACTAACGTGAATTGGCAGATCGACATCAAGTTAAAGCTGATTGGACTAATTGAAAATAATATGGATTTGTTTGTGGCGTTTATGATGATGACAACGGTCAAAATATTAAGAAGTGATAATCTAAAACTGTCGTaggaatagagagagaagaggggaggCGGGTGGGGAGCCGCCGGTCGGGCATGGCTGTCCAAGGACTGCCGGCCTGGCTGGCCTCCGGCGACTCGGGGCGGGAGCACTGCCGCCGCCTTTCGctcagagagaaagagagggagtaTAACTTATTCATTCGCAGATGCTCTTCAGTTTGCCGGGGAAAGGGTCACGTCGGAGAAGCGTGCGTCGGCGATGAGGGTATTGAACGTCGTCCGATGAGGAGTGAGGGGGCATTTTGGGACGGTTTTATGTGGTACGAGAAGCAATTTGAGAAAATGCTGTTTAGGGAGAACTTGAATGTGGTCAATATGGGAATATACGAAAATTTCAttcgattatgtcttgtcttgTCTTTTCTAAAGAGTTTATTCAAGAAATTCGAAACGGTCAATCAAGGAAAGCCGAGTTCTTCTACCAAAAAGAACACAAGCCAAATCGTTAGGCCTCTTTGGGTCccattattttgctgaaaactCTTTGCCGGGAacctctttctcattttttgcatagcttagaaaaatgagttaaaaaaatcatttcatcatctatgaaaaatgcatgttaaatttataaaaatgattttctcttttacaaatcatataatttttcaaaatactctaCACTCAGTCCAAATAGCTCAGATCTTGGGCACAAGGACCCCAATGATTGTGCACAAGTCCATAGAGGCTAGGTTCGAGACCTCAATTGAGCCAAGATTCTCAAAGCGGCCATGCGTGGGTACTAATCTTTCATGCACAAGTTATTAGTGCTTGGACTTGGGTCTACAAAAGCTAGGCTCAATCTCAAGCTCAAGTCTCTTGAGATTGAACCTTGGACCTCAGTGTTTGTGCCTAGGTCCACAAATGCCCCAAATCCCTTGTGGCCATACCCCGTTACCTAGCTCTTGTGTCCAAATCACTGGCACCCCCAAATCCATCGAGGCTAAGCCCAATTCTTTAGCTATCGGGCCTCACTCCAT
Protein-coding regions in this window:
- the LOC104445283 gene encoding probable 2-carboxy-D-arabinitol-1-phosphatase yields the protein MVPGVITALTSPPFATSSSRSSRFRVGVERPPELHRRRSSAVPEVRCEASPAPPLTEERIESGASVTGGAYDFSRATTSLTGKMLDSSKRVTLVRHGLSSWNEEGRVQGSSNLSVLTETGVKQAERCRQALSEMHFDQCFSSPISRAKTTAEVLWQGREEPVIFLDSLKEAHLFYLEGMKNVDARKIYPKEYTTWREDPSNFCVYGVYPVRELWGTAREAWKEILLSPGKDFLVVTHKSLLRALICVALGLGPERFRATDINNGGISVFSFNKKGEAMLQSLNMTTHMYQDHVYKF